A part of Pseudoalteromonas arctica A 37-1-2 genomic DNA contains:
- a CDS encoding amidohydrolase family protein, with translation MKKMLHTVLALSVSLAIGQVNAAEKDEQKWQVDSPKGQFVDAAISVDQGTWMNIDISPDGKTVVFDLLGDIYTMPMSGGTATKLTSDIAWQMQPRFSPNGKSIAFTSDQGGGDNIWIMDLNGENQHAVTDETFRLLNSPAWSPDGDYLVARKHFTASRSLGAGEVWLYHKAGGKGVQLTKRENDQKDLGEPMFSPDGRYVYFSHDATPGKTFHYSKDSVAGIYKIKRYDRETGEIETIIDTMGGAIRPTPSPDGKKLAYIKRDDFQTSLYLYDLTSGEHTKLYDKLERDMQETWAIHGVYPTIAWTPDNEELVFWAGGTIHKLDVADKSVKTIPFKVQTSKKIQKAVRFTQNLDTDEFDVKMLRNVQVSPDGETAIFEALGHIYKRDLESGKIKRLTKQTDHYELFPQYSRDGKKIVYTTWDDNKQGSVRVVSARSGRGDTITKEPGKYVEPTFSPDGKTVVYRKATGGSILNPKWSLNPGVYSVSAKGGKSELISKSGYQPQFGDASDRVFIMSPWPKPTLSVVELESKKVRKLYESEHATEFRVSPDGQYLAFAERFKVFVTPFVQSGKTTNIGPKDSQFPIEQLSVRAGENISWSAKSNKLYWTLGPELYHASLEGMFAINKAEDADFKVKSGDNIGFSKKMAEPKGMIALTGAKIITMDGEKVIENGVIITDGKHIKAIGTASDISIPKGAEVIDVTGKTIMPGIVDAHAHGSQASDEIIPEQNWKNFAGLALGVTTIHDPSNDTSEIFTASEMQKAGMIVGPRIFSTGTILYGANMPGYTSHIDSLDDAKFHLERLKKVGAFSVKSYNQPRREQRQQVIEAGRELEMMVVPEGGSLLQHNLSMIVDGHTGIEHSIPVEHIYDDIKQLWSQSDVGYTPTLVVAYGGIWGENYWYDKTDVWNHPRLSKFVPKNQLLPRSMRRIKAPDHHYNHFNNARVAAELQDLGVLVNLGAHGQREGLGAHWEMWMFAQGGMTTLEAIRASTLDPAKYLGLDKNVGSLEVGKLADLMVIDGDPLKDIRDSDKVDYTMINGRLFNAETMNEVGKKEREPLYFEEL, from the coding sequence ATGAAAAAAATGCTTCATACAGTATTGGCGCTGTCGGTGTCATTAGCGATAGGGCAGGTAAATGCCGCTGAAAAAGACGAACAAAAATGGCAAGTAGATTCACCTAAGGGGCAATTTGTTGACGCTGCAATTAGCGTTGATCAGGGCACATGGATGAATATAGATATTAGCCCTGATGGTAAAACCGTGGTGTTTGACTTACTTGGCGATATTTACACTATGCCAATGAGTGGTGGTACAGCTACAAAGCTCACCTCTGATATTGCATGGCAAATGCAACCACGCTTTAGTCCTAACGGCAAAAGTATTGCGTTTACCTCCGACCAAGGTGGTGGCGATAACATTTGGATAATGGACTTAAATGGCGAAAACCAACACGCTGTTACCGATGAAACCTTTAGATTACTAAATAGTCCTGCATGGAGTCCTGATGGCGACTACTTAGTTGCGCGTAAACACTTTACAGCTAGCCGCTCATTAGGTGCCGGTGAAGTGTGGTTGTATCATAAAGCGGGTGGCAAGGGTGTGCAGCTTACAAAACGCGAGAACGATCAAAAAGATTTAGGTGAGCCAATGTTTTCACCTGATGGTCGTTATGTATACTTTTCGCATGATGCAACACCCGGTAAAACCTTTCATTATTCAAAGGATTCTGTAGCGGGCATTTATAAAATTAAGCGCTACGACCGTGAAACGGGTGAAATTGAAACCATAATCGATACGATGGGCGGTGCCATTAGGCCTACACCATCACCAGATGGTAAAAAGCTTGCTTATATAAAGCGTGATGATTTTCAAACTAGTCTTTATTTATATGACTTAACCAGCGGTGAGCACACTAAGCTTTACGATAAGCTTGAGCGAGATATGCAAGAAACCTGGGCTATTCATGGTGTATACCCAACCATTGCATGGACACCCGATAATGAAGAACTGGTATTTTGGGCTGGTGGCACAATTCACAAGCTAGATGTTGCAGACAAATCTGTTAAAACCATACCTTTTAAAGTGCAAACAAGTAAAAAAATTCAAAAAGCGGTGCGCTTTACACAAAACTTAGATACTGATGAGTTTGATGTAAAAATGCTGCGTAATGTGCAAGTAAGCCCAGATGGCGAAACTGCAATTTTTGAAGCGCTTGGGCATATTTATAAACGTGATTTAGAGTCAGGTAAAATTAAGCGTTTAACAAAGCAAACTGATCATTACGAATTATTTCCACAGTACTCTCGCGATGGTAAAAAAATAGTTTACACCACATGGGATGATAACAAACAAGGGTCTGTAAGAGTGGTTTCTGCGCGCAGTGGTCGTGGCGATACAATTACTAAAGAGCCCGGGAAATATGTAGAGCCTACGTTTAGTCCCGATGGGAAAACGGTTGTTTATCGAAAAGCCACTGGCGGCAGTATTTTAAACCCTAAGTGGTCACTTAATCCGGGGGTTTATAGCGTAAGCGCTAAAGGCGGTAAAAGTGAGCTTATTTCAAAAAGTGGTTATCAACCACAATTTGGAGATGCAAGCGATCGCGTTTTTATAATGAGTCCTTGGCCAAAACCAACGCTTAGCGTAGTTGAGCTTGAAAGTAAAAAAGTTCGTAAACTGTACGAGTCAGAGCATGCGACAGAATTTAGAGTATCACCAGATGGGCAATACCTCGCTTTTGCTGAGCGATTTAAAGTATTTGTAACCCCGTTTGTACAAAGTGGTAAAACAACTAATATTGGGCCTAAAGACAGTCAATTTCCAATAGAGCAGTTATCGGTACGTGCTGGTGAAAACATTAGCTGGAGTGCTAAGAGCAACAAACTTTATTGGACATTAGGGCCTGAGCTTTATCATGCAAGCCTTGAGGGGATGTTTGCCATTAACAAAGCCGAAGATGCCGACTTTAAAGTGAAAAGTGGCGATAATATCGGTTTCAGTAAAAAAATGGCAGAGCCTAAAGGTATGATTGCGCTCACTGGTGCAAAAATTATAACTATGGATGGCGAAAAGGTTATTGAAAATGGTGTAATTATCACTGATGGTAAGCATATTAAAGCAATTGGTACAGCCAGCGATATAAGCATTCCTAAAGGTGCTGAGGTTATTGATGTAACAGGTAAAACTATTATGCCTGGTATTGTTGATGCTCATGCACATGGCTCGCAAGCAAGTGACGAAATTATACCTGAGCAAAACTGGAAAAACTTTGCAGGTTTAGCGCTAGGTGTTACTACAATTCACGATCCATCAAACGATACCTCTGAAATATTTACCGCAAGCGAAATGCAAAAGGCAGGCATGATTGTTGGCCCGCGTATTTTCTCTACCGGTACTATTTTATATGGCGCAAATATGCCAGGTTATACGTCGCATATTGACTCGTTAGACGATGCTAAATTTCATTTAGAGCGCCTTAAAAAAGTAGGGGCGTTTAGTGTTAAATCGTATAACCAGCCACGCCGAGAGCAGCGCCAACAAGTTATTGAAGCAGGTCGTGAACTTGAAATGATGGTTGTCCCTGAAGGTGGCTCATTATTACAACATAACTTAAGTATGATTGTAGATGGACACACAGGTATTGAGCATTCAATCCCTGTAGAGCACATATATGACGATATAAAGCAGTTATGGTCGCAAAGTGATGTTGGGTATACACCAACACTTGTAGTGGCTTATGGAGGCATTTGGGGTGAAAATTACTGGTACGATAAAACTGATGTGTGGAATCATCCGCGTTTAAGTAAATTTGTGCCAAAAAATCAATTATTACCGCGCTCTATGCGCCGCATTAAAGCGCCCGATCATCACTATAATCACTTTAATAACGCACGCGTTGCTGCTGAGCTGCAAGACCTAGGTGTATTAGTTAACTTAGGTGCTCACGGTCAGCGTGAAGGCTTAGGTGCACACTGGGAGATGTGGATGTTTGCACAAGGCGGAATGACAACGCTTGAGGCAATACGTGCTTCAACACTCGATCCGGCTAAGTATTTAGGGCTTGATAAAAACGTAGGCTCGCTTGAAGTGGGCAAACTGGCTGATTTAATGGTTATAGATGGCGATCCGCTTAAAGACATTCGAGATTCGGATAAAGTAGATTACACCATGATCAATGGTCGCTTATTCAATGCCGAAACAATGAATGAAGTAGGTAAAAAAGAGCGCGAACCACTTTATTTTGAAGAACTGTAA
- a CDS encoding YdcF family protein, whose amino-acid sequence MFVIKKMIGGLLMPLPLLGLFACLMILLAFKGRKSALFLSTLSLIVLLALSTPFIANLIIQNNEPASLAFNTLKHPKIEKIVVLGCDINPNPALSANNQLGNCALTRLVEGVKLAKHYPNAELIVSGGGYQNITNSGLMYQTAISLGVNKSRIFQNPKAMDTGEEAKLLASKLVDFKVALVTSVLHMPRAKDLFNAQGIEVITAATDYHNFAALPWSKQFIPNAHALLVVTQYSHEVVGNTWISLRRWIDPEAL is encoded by the coding sequence ATGTTTGTTATTAAAAAAATGATTGGTGGCTTACTTATGCCACTGCCTCTATTGGGTTTATTTGCGTGCCTGATGATCCTACTCGCATTTAAAGGCCGCAAATCAGCTCTCTTCTTATCTACTTTAAGCTTAATTGTATTACTTGCATTGAGCACACCCTTTATCGCCAATTTAATTATCCAAAATAATGAACCTGCGTCGCTTGCATTTAATACCCTAAAGCATCCAAAAATAGAAAAAATAGTTGTACTAGGTTGCGATATAAATCCAAACCCAGCACTCAGTGCTAATAATCAATTAGGTAATTGTGCACTAACGCGCTTAGTAGAAGGTGTAAAGCTAGCAAAGCACTACCCTAATGCAGAGCTTATAGTTTCAGGCGGGGGCTATCAAAATATCACTAATAGCGGGCTTATGTATCAAACGGCAATTAGTTTAGGTGTTAATAAGAGTCGTATATTCCAAAACCCAAAAGCAATGGATACAGGTGAAGAAGCTAAGTTACTGGCATCAAAATTAGTCGACTTTAAGGTTGCACTAGTAACATCTGTACTGCACATGCCACGCGCAAAAGACTTATTTAATGCTCAAGGTATTGAAGTCATAACCGCAGCCACTGATTATCATAATTTTGCTGCACTTCCATGGAGCAAACAGTTTATTCCCAATGCTCATGCCTTACTAGTGGTTACGCAATACAGTCACGAAGTAGTAGGAAACACATGGATAAGTTTGCGCCGCTGGATAGATCCAGAGGCGCTGTAA
- a CDS encoding GGDEF domain-containing protein has translation MSYKNDASRALEIKTDQLSIINQFSSSLLQLDTLEELFEYVTTHVVNRLGFVDCVIYLADNNAYTLNQVASMGIAHARDKYQAERKVIRFSEGITGAVATTGKAVVIDDVTKDSRYIADERPAQSELCVPLIYKEQVLGVIDCEHPIKGYFTNAHLEILTTVAHLLSAKINQVNTVNNLQKTVEQLNNAQKLENSLLQIANLTYKANDLDTFFEALHSIINNLLRADNFFIALYDKKVDILDLVYIVEEGINTKTHQKISKEQLKDTASYYLLQTEQTLLLNKDAFQSHIDNGDFKMVGRQSESWLGVPFKTSDRISGVIVVQSYDKTLQYNEHDSALLTYVSRQISMAIDRQLARQELEHKALHDELTGLANRSLLIERIKHAILRLTRAKKSTSHALLYLDFDRFKSINDSLGHEVGDHFLIKICDLIKSTVRSTDTFARLGGDEFAIFMENITHKNQVNEALNRIKSALSKPLNVDSHLLQASTSIGIAYTDNINDKAYILLQQADAAMYEAKSTGRGQVKFFNNTMRKKLKTHADIENDLQHGIEHNEFELYFQPIFTITTSEVVGFEALVRWHHPKKGFVPPNDFIPIAETTGQIINLDLHLLDLAAQQISNWHQQGHRFLKVTVNVSSRHFASLDFVAQIHSIYNKYQLPLGSLCLEITESGLIENLELATQIIEGLSPLKVKLCLDDFGTGYSALGYLHQLPIHILKIDKSFIDHLQDSTNPLVEAILSLAQSLKLEVVAEGIETLEQLAILQSTACDYGQGFLKSKPVAAKEAILLINKPL, from the coding sequence ATGTCTTACAAAAATGATGCCTCAAGAGCACTTGAAATAAAAACTGATCAACTGAGTATTATCAATCAGTTCTCATCTAGCTTATTACAACTCGATACACTAGAAGAGTTATTTGAGTATGTTACAACGCATGTTGTAAACCGTTTAGGATTTGTTGATTGCGTTATTTACCTTGCCGATAACAATGCTTATACATTAAATCAAGTTGCCTCGATGGGTATTGCTCACGCCCGTGATAAATATCAAGCCGAACGTAAAGTAATACGTTTTAGTGAAGGAATTACTGGGGCTGTAGCCACAACTGGTAAAGCCGTAGTTATCGATGATGTAACAAAAGATAGCCGTTATATCGCAGATGAGCGCCCTGCCCAATCAGAACTATGCGTCCCTCTTATATATAAAGAACAAGTTTTAGGTGTTATTGATTGTGAGCATCCTATTAAAGGCTACTTTACAAACGCACACCTTGAAATTCTTACAACAGTTGCCCACTTACTCAGTGCTAAAATTAACCAGGTAAATACGGTAAATAACTTACAAAAAACAGTTGAGCAACTTAACAACGCACAGAAATTAGAAAATAGCTTATTACAAATAGCTAACCTAACCTACAAAGCTAACGACTTAGATACCTTCTTTGAAGCTTTGCATTCAATTATTAATAACTTACTTCGTGCTGATAACTTTTTTATCGCTTTATATGACAAAAAAGTAGATATACTTGACCTTGTTTATATAGTTGAAGAAGGCATAAACACCAAAACACATCAAAAAATATCTAAAGAACAGCTAAAAGACACTGCTTCATATTACCTACTGCAAACAGAGCAAACCTTATTACTCAATAAAGATGCCTTTCAAAGTCATATTGATAACGGTGATTTTAAGATGGTAGGGAGGCAATCAGAGTCTTGGTTGGGTGTTCCATTTAAAACAAGTGATCGTATAAGCGGTGTTATTGTTGTACAAAGCTACGATAAAACACTGCAATACAACGAACACGACAGCGCTCTTCTAACTTACGTAAGTCGCCAAATAAGTATGGCAATTGATAGACAACTAGCCCGACAAGAGCTCGAACATAAAGCATTGCATGACGAGCTTACCGGCCTTGCTAACCGCTCATTACTCATTGAGAGAATAAAGCATGCTATTTTACGTTTAACGCGTGCTAAAAAAAGTACTAGCCATGCCCTGCTGTATCTAGATTTTGACCGTTTTAAAAGTATTAATGATTCGCTGGGGCATGAGGTCGGAGACCATTTTCTTATAAAAATATGCGACTTAATTAAAAGTACAGTACGAAGCACAGATACATTTGCTCGTTTAGGCGGTGATGAGTTTGCTATTTTCATGGAAAATATCACACATAAAAACCAAGTTAATGAAGCTTTAAACAGAATTAAAAGCGCATTATCAAAACCTCTAAATGTAGATAGCCACTTACTTCAAGCTTCTACTAGTATTGGTATTGCCTATACCGACAACATAAACGATAAAGCTTATATATTACTGCAACAAGCTGATGCTGCTATGTATGAAGCAAAATCCACCGGGCGTGGACAAGTTAAGTTTTTTAATAACACGATGCGTAAAAAACTTAAAACCCATGCCGATATCGAAAACGACTTGCAACACGGTATAGAACACAACGAATTTGAACTCTATTTTCAGCCAATTTTTACAATTACCACAAGTGAAGTTGTCGGATTTGAAGCACTTGTGCGCTGGCATCATCCAAAAAAAGGATTTGTACCACCTAATGACTTTATACCGATAGCTGAAACTACAGGGCAAATTATAAATCTTGATTTACATTTACTTGATTTAGCCGCTCAGCAGATTTCTAATTGGCACCAGCAAGGTCATCGCTTTTTGAAAGTAACGGTTAATGTATCGTCACGACATTTTGCAAGCCTCGATTTTGTAGCGCAAATACATTCTATTTATAATAAATACCAATTACCTCTGGGTTCTTTATGTTTAGAAATTACCGAATCAGGCTTAATAGAAAATCTAGAACTCGCCACTCAAATAATAGAAGGTCTTTCACCTTTAAAAGTAAAATTGTGCCTTGACGATTTTGGAACGGGTTATTCAGCACTGGGCTACTTGCACCAACTGCCTATTCATATTTTAAAAATAGATAAAAGCTTTATTGACCACCTACAAGATTCCACCAACCCACTTGTTGAAGCCATTTTATCACTTGCGCAATCATTAAAACTTGAGGTTGTTGCTGAAGGGATAGAAACACTTGAACAATTAGCCATTTTACAATCGACCGCGTGCGACTATGGCCAAGGTTTTTTAAAGTCAAAACCGGTCGCAGCCAAAGAAGCCATATTACTTATTAATAAGCCTTTATAA
- a CDS encoding IS110 family transposase, with product MKITTIGLDIAKRFFHVVCCNEQGRLVKKKMLKRAQVLSFFQQHTTCLVALEACATSHFWAREIRKCGHEIKLIPPQHVKAFLVGNKNDYNDALAISVASKQHHIKSVCIKSVEQQDNQAQHKARELAVRQRTALCNQIRGLTAEYGIILNQGVNTIRKSIPLILEDENTGLSGAFKAVLKQLETQLSNLDSCIETYSTLIVETAKNNDICQRIQTIPGFGPMVSSAYFNEVGNGSNYKRGRDVSASLGIVPRQHSSGGKDTLLGISKRGNSYLRCLLIQGAKAVVSRAKTKNDKLSQWINRLVQTRGHNRACVAYANKMARMAWAISASGESYSPV from the coding sequence ATGAAGATTACAACAATTGGTTTAGACATAGCAAAAAGATTTTTCCATGTGGTGTGCTGCAATGAACAAGGGCGCTTAGTTAAAAAGAAAATGTTAAAGCGTGCGCAAGTGTTATCTTTTTTCCAACAACACACTACGTGTTTAGTTGCTTTAGAGGCCTGTGCAACTTCTCATTTTTGGGCTCGAGAAATCAGAAAATGTGGTCATGAGATAAAGCTTATTCCACCTCAGCATGTAAAAGCCTTCTTAGTTGGCAATAAAAATGATTATAACGATGCTTTAGCAATTAGCGTTGCTTCAAAACAACATCATATTAAGAGTGTCTGTATAAAATCAGTTGAGCAACAAGATAACCAAGCACAGCACAAAGCGAGAGAGTTAGCGGTCAGACAAAGAACGGCACTATGCAATCAAATCCGAGGCTTAACTGCTGAATACGGAATTATTTTAAATCAGGGTGTAAACACAATACGCAAAAGTATCCCCCTAATTTTAGAAGATGAAAATACCGGATTATCAGGCGCATTTAAAGCGGTACTAAAGCAGTTAGAAACACAATTGAGTAACTTAGACAGCTGCATTGAAACTTACAGTACATTAATAGTTGAAACAGCAAAAAATAATGATATTTGCCAACGGATCCAAACAATACCTGGATTTGGTCCTATGGTATCAAGCGCCTATTTCAATGAAGTTGGAAATGGCAGTAACTATAAAAGAGGCCGCGATGTTTCAGCGTCTTTAGGTATCGTTCCGCGTCAACACAGTAGTGGCGGAAAAGATACTTTACTTGGGATAAGTAAGCGAGGAAATAGCTACTTAAGGTGCCTGTTGATCCAAGGAGCAAAAGCTGTTGTCTCAAGAGCAAAAACGAAGAATGATAAATTAAGTCAATGGATAAACCGACTGGTTCAAACTCGAGGGCATAATCGAGCATGTGTAGCTTATGCCAACAAGATGGCGAGAATGGCTTGGGCTATTAGCGCTTCAGGTGAGAGTTACTCACCCGTATAA
- a CDS encoding M90 family metallopeptidase encodes MINGLLIVVLILFVVIFWRWPSIQNRLWRSKYKDFALNSQQKDILLRCMPIYKKMTDADREKLERHITWFLNEKRFVGCDGLRLTSAMKLIVAADACVLVLNKPWPLYRNVKEILLYPSAYYAPQSTRDSAGLVSYHNTVRLGESWPGGTLVLSWHDVLEGNRLPSDGHNLVFHEFAHQLDQETGKTTGTPILKSSADYKEWGRVFSRAFTQLKSHVAYSMPHVIHSYGATNEAEFFAVLTETFLEKPAELRRYDPEIYSMLVNYYQFDPIVWH; translated from the coding sequence ATGATAAATGGACTGTTAATTGTTGTTTTAATTCTTTTTGTGGTGATTTTCTGGCGTTGGCCATCAATTCAAAACCGATTATGGCGCAGTAAATATAAAGACTTTGCTTTAAATTCGCAGCAAAAAGATATTTTACTGCGTTGCATGCCCATCTATAAAAAAATGACTGACGCCGACAGAGAAAAATTAGAGCGACACATTACGTGGTTTTTAAACGAAAAACGCTTTGTCGGTTGTGATGGCTTAAGGCTAACGTCTGCAATGAAGTTAATTGTTGCCGCCGATGCGTGTGTATTAGTACTTAATAAACCGTGGCCGTTATATAGAAATGTAAAAGAAATTTTATTATATCCAAGTGCTTATTATGCTCCGCAATCAACTCGCGATAGTGCAGGACTTGTGAGTTACCATAATACGGTAAGACTAGGCGAGTCATGGCCTGGCGGCACACTCGTTTTAAGCTGGCATGATGTACTTGAGGGTAATCGTTTACCAAGTGATGGACATAACCTGGTATTTCATGAGTTTGCGCATCAACTCGATCAAGAAACAGGTAAAACAACGGGCACACCCATTTTAAAAAGCTCAGCAGATTACAAAGAGTGGGGCCGAGTATTTAGCCGTGCCTTCACCCAGTTAAAAAGCCATGTTGCCTATAGCATGCCGCATGTTATTCACAGCTATGGTGCGACTAACGAAGCTGAGTTTTTTGCTGTACTCACCGAAACCTTCCTCGAAAAACCCGCAGAGCTTCGCCGATACGATCCTGAAATTTACAGTATGCTAGTTAATTACTATCAATTTGACCCTATTGTTTGGCATTAA
- a CDS encoding TetR/AcrR family transcriptional regulator produces MNKREQIITTALNLFYSKGLHAVGINEILAVSGIAKKTLYNHFASKDELILACLATRDKNFNNWLEQVCDKQSALDVANGLFKGLESWFNSGVPELGDFNGCFFINAAAEYPLAAHTIAIQCKAHKQAVFKIILNSLLATPQLKNNKAKAENVAQTLFTLKEGLICQARVMHTQPLIMPSTALLKHIIQS; encoded by the coding sequence ATGAATAAACGAGAGCAAATTATTACAACAGCACTTAATCTCTTTTATAGCAAAGGCTTACATGCTGTGGGTATTAATGAAATTCTAGCCGTTTCAGGTATCGCTAAAAAAACGCTTTATAATCACTTCGCAAGCAAAGATGAGCTAATACTTGCTTGCTTAGCCACACGTGATAAAAATTTTAATAATTGGCTAGAACAAGTCTGTGATAAACAAAGCGCCCTTGACGTTGCGAATGGATTATTTAAAGGTTTAGAGAGCTGGTTTAATAGTGGAGTGCCGGAATTGGGCGATTTTAATGGATGCTTCTTCATAAACGCAGCAGCAGAATATCCACTCGCAGCGCATACTATTGCAATACAGTGTAAGGCACATAAACAAGCTGTATTTAAAATTATATTGAATTCTTTACTTGCCACTCCTCAGCTAAAAAATAATAAAGCTAAAGCCGAAAATGTCGCACAAACATTATTTACTCTAAAGGAAGGGCTTATATGCCAAGCACGTGTCATGCATACTCAACCACTTATTATGCCAAGCACTGCTTTGCTAAAACACATAATACAAAGCTAA
- a CDS encoding LysR family transcriptional regulator, producing MIGIKHLKTIATLKETGSLVNTARELFLTQSALSHQIKDLENKLDCQLFERKTQPVRFTPQGMLLLELAHEILPKMEATKCRLKESLNQPISQLRLSVECHACFHWLLPTIKEFNNFWPDIKIDYERGFSYDAIPDLLSDELDLVLTSDIREPDTLEYAHLFDFKLKLIVAPDHELAKKAYVTALDLKNETIISYPIPRERQDIFKHFIQNARFDGTLKTVDQGLLIFQLVSAGMGVAALPDWLVTPYESQGLIKSIPLGALGLTRPMYLAMKKDMKDNPVYRHFLNTCKLNNGR from the coding sequence ATGATTGGTATTAAACATTTAAAAACCATAGCAACCCTAAAAGAAACAGGATCTTTGGTTAATACAGCACGAGAGTTATTTTTGACACAGTCTGCTTTATCTCATCAAATCAAAGATTTAGAGAATAAATTAGATTGCCAATTATTTGAGCGTAAAACTCAACCAGTCCGCTTTACCCCTCAGGGAATGCTATTACTTGAGTTAGCTCACGAAATATTACCAAAAATGGAAGCGACTAAATGCCGTTTGAAAGAAAGCTTAAATCAGCCTATTTCTCAACTGCGTTTAAGTGTGGAATGCCATGCATGTTTTCATTGGTTATTGCCTACTATTAAAGAATTTAATAACTTTTGGCCTGATATAAAAATTGATTACGAGCGCGGCTTTAGTTACGACGCTATTCCTGACTTACTAAGCGATGAGCTAGATTTAGTTTTAACATCTGACATACGTGAACCCGACACATTAGAGTACGCGCACTTATTTGATTTTAAATTGAAGCTTATTGTGGCACCGGATCATGAACTTGCTAAAAAAGCGTATGTAACAGCGCTTGATTTAAAAAACGAAACTATTATTTCATACCCTATCCCGCGTGAACGCCAAGATATATTTAAGCATTTCATTCAAAATGCACGTTTTGACGGTACGTTAAAAACGGTTGACCAAGGATTACTTATTTTTCAACTAGTAAGTGCCGGCATGGGCGTTGCCGCTTTACCTGATTGGCTAGTTACACCTTATGAAAGCCAAGGCTTAATTAAATCAATTCCTTTGGGCGCTCTTGGTCTTACTCGTCCTATGTATTTAGCGATGAAAAAAGACATGAAAGATAACCCTGTTTATCGTCACTTTTTAAATACGTGTAAGCTAAATAACGGTCGATAA
- a CDS encoding HPP family protein, translating to MNIEDIKLACVAGFFSALVLGFLSWLNNIGGYGLWLMAPFGATAVLVFGIPNSPLAQPKNVIFGHLLTAFVGIVFVTYVGDGSVSIALAVGFAITLMMLTKTVHPAAGANPILIIVSGQSWDFLIMPVLVGTMFIVICGFAAKWLLSSTVNRAHKKTA from the coding sequence ATGAATATTGAAGATATTAAATTAGCCTGTGTTGCTGGCTTTTTTTCAGCGCTAGTATTGGGTTTTTTATCTTGGCTGAATAATATTGGAGGCTATGGACTGTGGTTAATGGCACCTTTTGGCGCAACGGCAGTACTTGTATTTGGCATACCAAATAGCCCATTAGCACAACCAAAAAATGTGATTTTTGGTCATCTTTTAACAGCATTTGTGGGGATCGTTTTTGTAACCTATGTTGGTGACGGGAGTGTATCTATTGCATTAGCCGTTGGTTTTGCAATTACACTCATGATGCTTACTAAAACAGTGCACCCTGCGGCGGGTGCTAACCCTATTCTGATTATTGTATCTGGACAAAGTTGGGACTTTTTAATTATGCCAGTATTAGTCGGGACGATGTTCATTGTTATTTGTGGCTTTGCTGCAAAGTGGTTACTGTCTTCCACGGTAAATCGCGCACATAAAAAAACCGCTTAA
- a CDS encoding Nif3-like dinuclear metal center hexameric protein, with protein MQRREFNQLLNDILKPQLIKDFCPNGLQVEGKNEIKKIVTGVTASQALIDAAIEQQADAILVHHGFFWKGESQPITGMKKRRIGALLAHDINLFGYHLPLDIHPAVGNNAQLAKLLDIEIETGLEPTSNSVAMKGRLKTPLSGEDFADKIAKVLNRTPLTSLVRSTKIETIALCTGGGQGYIDLAAEQGIDAYLTGEASEQTIHSSREQNIDFFAAGHHATERYGVKALGELLAQEHGFDVTFIDIDNPV; from the coding sequence ATGCAACGTAGAGAATTTAACCAACTCCTAAATGACATTTTAAAACCTCAATTAATTAAAGATTTTTGCCCAAATGGCTTACAGGTCGAAGGTAAAAACGAAATTAAAAAAATTGTGACGGGCGTAACCGCAAGTCAAGCATTAATAGATGCTGCCATTGAGCAACAAGCAGATGCTATTTTAGTTCATCATGGATTTTTTTGGAAAGGGGAATCCCAACCAATAACGGGAATGAAAAAGCGTCGTATAGGTGCGTTATTAGCACACGATATTAATTTATTTGGCTATCACTTACCACTCGATATTCATCCAGCAGTTGGCAATAACGCGCAACTAGCAAAATTATTGGATATTGAAATTGAAACAGGGCTAGAGCCAACTTCAAATAGCGTAGCAATGAAAGGGCGTTTAAAAACACCATTAAGTGGTGAAGATTTTGCAGATAAAATTGCAAAAGTGCTAAATCGAACCCCGCTCACAAGCTTAGTACGTTCAACAAAAATTGAAACCATTGCACTGTGCACCGGTGGTGGGCAAGGGTATATTGATTTAGCTGCAGAGCAAGGCATTGATGCTTATTTAACCGGTGAGGCATCGGAGCAAACAATTCATAGTTCTCGTGAGCAAAACATTGATTTTTTTGCCGCAGGACATCATGCAACAGAGCGCTATGGTGTAAAAGCTCTGGGTGAGTTACTTGCTCAAGAGCATGGTTTTGATGTGACATTTATAGACATAGATAACCCAGTTTAA